Below is a window of Mycolicibacterium chitae DNA.
TCGGTCAGCCCGGGGGTCAGGCCCGCGGGGCTGGTCAGCTCCGGGGTCAGGGCCGGGTTGGCCAGCGCCGGATCGTCGAGCGAGGGCGTCGTCAGCCCGGGGGTCGCCGGCGTGGTCAGACCCGGCGTGGTCAGACCGGGAGAGGTCAGACCGGGCGTGGTGAGACCCGGAGAGGTCAGACCGGGGGTGGTCAGACCGGGCGTGGTGAGACCCGGGGTACCCAGGCCGGGGCTGGTCAGCGCCGGATTGGTCAGCCCGGTGGCGGGCATGGCGCCCGCGGGGCTCAGGCCGGTCGGCATGGGCGGCAGGTTGATCCCGAACTGCGAGAGGCCCTGCTGCAGGGCGGACATCAGCTCGTTCGGCAGGTCGGTCACGACGGCCGCCTGCTCGAAGTCGCGCTCCTGCGGGACCGGCGAGAGCTCGGAAAGGGCAATCACGGCAAATGGACTCGCAACGGCCAGGGCGGCGACCGCGCTCATGGCTGTCGAGAGCTTGCGTCGACGTCGGTTTGGCACGGAAGTCTCCTCAATCTGGACTACGTGTGTGCATCTGGAACTACTGGATCGACGGTACAGCTGTGACAGCTGTGACTAGAGTGACGATGCGGAATCGTGAGCGAATCGCGACATGGCGGAGTTGTCGGCGTCGCTCGGGGCAATTTGGCACTGTCCGATACCCTTGCCTCCGATGACCTCTCCGCACCCTGGTCGCTATGACCTCTTTGTCGTCGGATCCGGCTTTTTCGGGCTGACGATCGCTGAGCGCGTGGCCACGCAGCTGGGTAAACGGGTACTCGTCGTCGAGCGGCGCCCCCATATAGGTGGAAACGCGTACTCCGAGGCCGAGCCGGAAACCGGCATCGAGGTCCACAAGTACGGCGCGCACCTGTTCCACACCTCCAACCAGCGGGTGTGGGAGTACGTGCGGCAGTTCACCGACTTCACCGACTACCAGCACCGCGTCTTCGCGATGCACGACGGGCAGGCCTATCAGTTCCCCATGGGGCTGGGCCTGGTGTCGCAGTTCTTCGGCCGCTACTTCAGCCCCGACGAGGCCCGCGCGCTGATCGCCGAGCAGGCCGCCGAGATCGCCACCGCCGACGCCCAGAACCTGGAAGAAAAGGCCATCTCGCTGATCGGCCGGCCGCTGTACGAGGCGTTCGTCAAGCACTACACCGCCAAGCAGTGGCAGACCGACCCCAAGGAACTGCCCGCGGCCAACATCACCCGGCTGCCGGTCCGCTACACGTTCAACAACCGCTACTTCAATGACACCTACGAGGGCCTGCCCGTCGACGGCTACACCGCCTGGCTGGAGAACATGGCCGCCGACGAGCGCATCGAGGTGCGGCTGGACACCGACTGGTTCGACGTCCGCGAGCAACTGCGCGCCGAGAACCCCGAGGCCCCGGTGGTCTACACCGGACCGCTGGACCGCTACTTCGACTACGCCGAGGGCCGGCTGGGCTGGCGCACGCTGGACTTCGAGCTCGAGGTGGTGCCGACCGGCGATTTCCAGGGCACCTCGGTGATGAACTACAACGACGCGGACGTGCCCTACACCCGCATCCACGAGTTCCGGCACTTCCATCCGGAGCGGTCCTACCCGACCGACAAGACCGTGATCATGCGCGAGTACTCCCGCTTCGCCGACGCCGACGACGAGCCGTACTACCCGATCAACACCGACGCCGACCGGGCGTTGCTGACGGCGTATCGCAATCGCGCCAAGGCCGAGACCGCGGCAGCAAAGGTGCTGTTCGGTGGCCGCCTGGGTACCTACCAGTACCTCGACATGCACATGGCCATCGCCAGTGCGCTCAACATGTACGACAACGTCCTGGCGCCGCACCTGGTCGACGGCGCCGCACTGACAGACGAAAGCAGTACCGCATGAGTGACATCCCCTCCGGCCCGCTCGACGCAGCGGAGTCCCGGGCGGTGAGCCTGCTGTCCCGGATCATCCTGCCGCGCCCCGGCGAACCGCTGGACGTGCGCAAGCTCTACATCGAGGAATCCGCCACCAACGCCCGCCGCGCGCACGCCCCGACCCGCACCTCGCTGGAGATCGGCCGCGACTCCGAGGTGTCCTTCGCGACCTACTTCAACGCGTTCCCGGCCAGCTACTGGCGACGGTGGTCGACCCTGGAGTCGGTGGTGCTGCGCGTCGAGTTGACCGGCTCGGGCCGCGTCGACGTCTACCGCACCAAGGCCACCGGCGCCCGCATCACCGTCGGCGGCGCCCCGGTGTCTAGCCCGGACCCGTCGACCCCCGCTGGGTCCGATGTCGGCGGGCCTCGTGCTCGCGGAACTACACCGCTCGCCGAACCCGCCTGGACCGAGTTCGAGATCGGCCTGGATCCCTTCGAGGACGGCGGCTGGATTTGGTTCGACATCACCACCGATTCCGATGTCACCGTGCACAGCGCGGGCTGGTACGCCCCGGTGCCCGCCCCGGGCCGGGCCAACATCGCCGTGGGCATCCCGACCTTCAACCGCCCCTCGGACTGCGTCAACGCCCTGGCCGCGCTGACCTCGGATCCGTTGGTGGACAATGTGATCGGTGCGGTGATCGTCTCCGATCAGGGCAACAAGAAGGCCGTCGACCATCCGGACTTCGCGGCCGCCGCGGCCCCGCTGAATGATCGCCTGACCATCCACAACCAGCCGAATCTCGGCGGGTCGGGCGGCTACAGCCGGGTGATGTACGAGGCGCTGAAGAACACCGACTGCGAACAGATCCTGTTCATGGACGACGACATCCGCATCGAGCCGGACTCGATCCTGCGGGCGCTGGCGCTGAACCGATTCGCCAAGTCGCCGACCATCGTCGGCGGGCAGATGCTCAATCTGCAGGAGCCCTCGCACCTGCACGTGATGGGCGAGGTGGTCGACCGCTCCAACTTCATGTGGACGAATGCGCCCTACACCGATTACGACCACGACTTCGCGAAGTTCCCGCTGGCCGACGAGGAAGAGCGCAGCAAGCTGCTGCACCGGCGCATCGACGTCGACTACAACGGCTGGTGGATGTGCATGATCCCGCGGGCCGTCGCCGAGGAACTCGGTCAGCCGCTGCCGCTGTTCATCAAGTGGGACGACGCCGAATACGGTTTGCGCGCAGCCGAACACGGCTACGGCACCGTCACCATGCCGGGCACCGCGATCTGGCACATGGCGTGGAGCGACAAGGACGACGCCATCGACTGGCAGGCCTACTTCCACCTGCGCAACCGGCTGGTGGTCTCGGCGCTGCACTGGGACGGCGACGTCAAGGGGCTGCTGAAGAGCTCGCTGAAGGCGACCGCGAAACACCTGCTGTGCCTGGAGTATTCGACGGTCGCCATCCAGAACCAGGCCATCGAGGACTTCCTGGCCGGACCGGAGCGCATCTTCTCCATCCTCGAGTCGGCGCTGCCGGACGTGCACCGGATGCGCAAGCAGTTCCCCGACGCCGTCCCACTGCCGGGCGCCACCTCGCTGCCCAGCCCGTCGGGCCGCCGATCGGTCAACCGGCCGCCGGTGTCGTTGCCCGCCATCGGTCTGACGTTGGCGCGCGGCGTCATTCACCAGCTGAAGAAGGAAAACCCGGAGCATCACGTGCGCCCCGAGTTGAACGTGGCCACCCAGGATGCGCGCTGGTTCCTGCTGTGCCGGGTCGACGGGGTCACGGTCACCACGGCCGACGGTCGCGGCGTGGTCTACCGGCAGCGCGACCGGGACAAGATGTTCGGCCTGCTGCGGGCCTCGCTGCGTCAGCACATCCGACTGGCCCGCAAGTACAACACCATGCGTCGGGTCTACCGGGCGGCACTGCCGACGTTGACCAGCAAGCAGAAGTGGGAGTCGGTACTGCTGGAACCCAGCCCGGAAACCAGCAATGCCTGAACCGCAGTGGCGCGCGGCCACGCCCGCCGACGCGCCCCCGCCCACCCGCGAGGAGATCGCGCTCATCGCGGTGCAGGGCGCGCTGGCGGGTAGGCCCGGCGTACTGCGCATCGCGCGGGCCATGTCGCACTTCGGCGAGCACAGCCTGGGCTGGGTGGCCGTCGCGGCCGCGGGCGCGCTGGCCAACCCGCGCCGCCGTCGGGAGTGGGTCACCGCCGGTGCGGGCGCATTCCTCGCGCACGCCGCCGCCGTCGTCATCAAACGGGTGGTCCGCCGCACCCGGCCGTCGCATCCGGGCATCGCCGTGAACGTGGGCACGCCGAGTCGGCTCAGCTTCCCGTCGGCGCACGCCACCTCCACCACCGCCGCGGCCGTGCTGCTCGGCCGGGTCACCGGCGCGCCGCTGCCCGCGCTGCTGGTGCCGCCGATGGCGTTGTCGCGCATGGTGCTCGGCGTGCACTACCCCTCCGACGTCGCCACCGGGATCGTGGTCGGCGCGCTCGTGGCCAAGGGCACCGAGGCTGTTTCGGTCCGGTTGGACCGCCGTCACAGAGGAGATCGATGACTGAGACGCCCGCGGTCGCCGGCCCACCGAAATCCCTGCCCGCCGGCGTCGTCAAGGCGCTGCGGCCGCGGCAGTGGGTGAAGAACCTGCTGGTGCTCGCCGCACCGCTGGCCGCGCTCGGCGGCGAGGTCGAGTACGACTACAGCTTCGTGCTGACCCGGGTGGCCATCGCGTTCGCGGTGTTCAGCATGGCGGCGTCGTGCATCTACCTGGTCAACGACGCCCGCGATGTCGAGGCCGACCGCCAGCATCCCACCAAGCGCTTCCGCCCGATCGCCGCCGGGGTGGTCCCGGAGGGGCTGGCCTACGGGCTGGCCGCGGTCCTCGGGGTGGCCGCGCTGGCCATCTCCTGGTTCGTCGAGCCCAACCTGGCCGTGGTCATCGGCGCCTACCTGGCCATCCAGCTGGCGTACTGCTTCGGCCTCAAACACCTGGCCGTGATCGACATCTGCATCGTGTCGTCGGCCTATCTGATCCGCGCGATCGCCGGCGCCGCGGCCGCGCAAATCCCACTGTCGCAATGGTTCCTGTTGGTGATGGCCTTCGGTTCGCTGTTCATGGCGGCCGGCAAGCGCTACGCCGAACTGCAGCTGGCCGAGCGCACCGGGGCCAAGATCCGCAAGTCCCTGGAGAGCTACACCAGCAGCTACCTGCGCTTCGTGTGGACGCTGGCGGGCACCGCGGTGGTGCTCTGCTACGGGCTGTGGGCCTTCGAGCGCGACGGCAACGAGGGCTCGTGGTTCGCGGTGTCGATGATCCCGTTCACCATCGCGATCCTGCGCTACGCCGTCGACATCGACGGCGGCATCGCCGGTGAGCCCGAGGACATCGCACTGCGGGACCGGGTGCTGCAGTTCCTTGCGGTGGCGTGGATCGGAACAGTCGGTGCCGCGGTCATCTTCGGCTGACGCCACCCCGACCCTGCGCCGGGCGCCGGTGTCGCCCAAGGAGCCGGTGTCGCCCAAGCAGCCGCCGTCGCGGCCCCCGCTGCTCCCGGATTTCCCGCTGCCCGGCTCGGCCCGGATCAGCCTGTGGTGCAGCCTGCTGGTGGTCGCGGTGTTGTTCGGCTGGGGCGCGTGGCGGCGTCGCTGGATCGCCGATGACGGCCTGATCGTCCTGCGCACCATCCGAAACCTGTTGGCGGGCAACGGGCCGGTGTTCAACGCCGGCGAGCGGATCGAGGCCAACACCTCCACGCTGTGGACCTACGTGATGTACCTGGGCGGCCTCCTCGGCGGCCCGGTGCGCCTCGAGTACGTGGCGCTGGCCGTCGCGCTGAGCCTGTCGGTCACCGGCGTGGTGCTGCTCATGCTCGGCGCCGCGCGGCTCTACGCGCCCAGCCTGCGGGGCCGCAGCGCGCTGCTGCTGCCGGCCGGTGCGCTGGTCTACATCGCCATCCCGCCGGCCCGCGACTTCGCGACCTCGGGCCTGGAGAACGGCATGGTGCTGACCTACGTCGGTCTGCTGTGGTGGATGTTGGTCTGCTGGTCGCAGGGGCTGCGCACGCAGCGACGCGCATCGCTGTGGAGCACAGGCGGCCCGGGATTCCTTGGCGCGCTGGCCTTTGTCGCGGGGCTGAGCGTGCTGGTGCGCCCCGAACTCGCGCTGATCGGCGTCGGCGTCCTGCTGCTGTTGTTGCTGACCGCCCGCGACTGGGGCCGGCGGCTGCTGATCGTGGTGGCCGGCGGGCTGGTTCCGGTCGCCTACCAGATCTTCCGGATGGGCTACTACGCGCTGCTGGTGCCCGGCACCGCGGTGGCCAAGGAGGCCTCCGGGTCGCGGTGGGAGCAGGGCTTCCTGTACCTGGCGAACTTCAACAACCCGTACCTGCTGTGGATTCCGGCGGTGCTGCTGATCGCGCTCGGCCTGCTGCTGGTGGCCACCCACACCCGGCCCTGGTGGGTCAACCACGAGGTCATCGGGGAGCACAGCCGACTGGTCCGCACCCTGCAGAGCCCGCCCGCGGTGGTGGCCTTCTTCACCCTCAGCGGTCTGATCCAGGCGGTGTACTGGATCCGCCAGGGTGGCGACTTCATGCACGGCCGGGTGCTGCTGACCCCGCTGTTCTGCATGCTGGCCCCGGTCGCGGTGATCCCGATCGTCAAGCCTGACGGCACCCGATTCTCCAGGGAGGCAGGCTATCTGCTGGCCGGGGCCATGACGGTGCTGTGGGGTTCGGTGGTGGCCTGGGCGCTGTGGGCCGCGAACTCGCCGGGGATGGGTTACGACGCCACCCGGGTCACCTACTCCGGGATCGTCGACGAGCGCGAGTTCTACTCGCAGGCCACCGGCCACGACCATCCGCTGACCGCCGCCGATTATCTGGACTATCCGCGGATGCGCGCGGTGCTGGTGGCGATCCGTAACACTCCCGACGGGGCGCTGCTGCTGCCGTCGGGCAACTACGACCAGTGGGACGTCGTCCCGGCCTACCCGCCGCCGCTGCCCCCGCCGCTTCCCGGCGAGGCGCCGCGCAACCCCGAAACCGTGCCGCACACAGTGTTTTTCACCAACCTCGGCATGCTCGGCATGAATGTGGGTCTCGACGTCCGGGTGCTCGACCAGATCGGCCTGGCCAATCCGCTGGCCATGCACTCCGATCGGCTCGAGGACGGCCGGATCGGCCACGACAAGAACCTCTTCCCGGACTGGGCCGTGGCTGAGGGCCCGTTCCTCAAGGAACCGCCCTACATCCCGGCCTACCTGGACGAGGGTTGGATCCGGCAGGCCGAGGCCGCACTGCAGTGTCCGGCCACCGAGGCCATGCTCAAGTCGATCAGGGAACCGCTGGGCCCGCGCAAGTTCCTGTCCAACGTGCTGCGCGCCTACGACTACACCCAGTACCGCCTCGACCGGGTACCGATGTACGAACTGCGGCGCTGCGGACTCGAGAGCCCGGAGTTGCCCGAACCGCCGTACACGGGCCTGCCGGCCACCGGCCCCTGAGGCGGTCGGTAACGCTTTGTCGACCCGGCAGCGATACCTCTTGGGGGGGGCGCACCGGCGGACCCGCCACGCGCCGTGCCGCGAGCACGCTTTCGGCCACGAACGAACGGATGGATCACGTCTTGACGACGACGTCGCCACGACTGATGACGGCTGCGCGCCGACTGCTGGCCACGATGGCCGCGGTGCTGACCGTTCCCGCGTTGTCGGTGCTGGTCAGTGGCGTTCCGACGGCCGGCGCATTCTCCCGCGCGGGGCTACCCGTGGAGTACCTGTCGGTGTATTCGCCGGCCATGGGCCGCGACATCCAGGTGCAGTTCCAGGGCGGCGGATCCCGCGCGGTCTATCTGCTCGACGGTCTGCGCGCCCAGGACGACTACAGCGGCTGGGACATCAACACCGCGGTCTTCGAGTGGTTCCACGACTCCGGCGTCTCGACCGTGCTCCCGGTGGGTGGACAGTCCAGCTTCTACAGCGACTGGTACTCGCCGTCGAACTTCAACAACCAGACCTACACCTACAAATGGGAGACTTTCCTCACTCGCGAGTTGCCCGCCTACCTGGCCGCCAACCAGGGGGTTTCGCCCAGCGGGAACGCCGTCGTCGGATTGTCGATGTCCGGTGGGGCCGCCCTGATCCTGGCGGCCTACCACCCCGGGCAGTTCCGGTACGCGGCCTCGCTGTCGGGGTTCCTCAACCCGTCGACCCCGTTCATGAAGCAGGCGATCCGGGTGGCGATGCTCGACGCCGGCGGTTACAACGTCGACAACATGTGGGGCCCGCCGTGGAACAAGGCCTGGCAGCGCAACGACCCGGTGGAGCAGGTCCAGACCCTGGTCAACAACGGCACTCGGCTGTGGATCTATTGCGCGCCAGGCGGTTCCACGGATCTCGACGAGAACGCCGATCCGAACCAGGCGCTGAACGCCACGAGTTTGGAGACCCTGGCGATCGGCAGCAACCGGCGCTTCGAAGAGAAGTACGCGGCCGCCGGGGGTACCAACGCGACCTTCGACTTTCCCGCGGCCGGCAACCATTCCTGGGCCTACTGGGGCCAGCAGTTGCAGGCCATGAAGCCAGATCTGATCGCGACGCTCAATGGTTGAGGCAGAAGGAACCGACAAGAGTCGATGGCCATTTCTGTGGTTGACTACACGGGCGCGTGGACACAGTTGTCAGCGGCTCCTGCCGCGATGGGGTTGTCAGTGACGCCGAAATACGTGCGGCTTATCAAAGGATGGGATGGGTAGTTCTATGAAGTTTGTCGAGAAGATGCGCGGTGCGTGGGGGCGCCGCCTCGCAGCCGGAGCCGCCGCAGCGGCCCTGCTGCCCGGTCTGATCGGCTTCGCCGGTTCCACCGCGACCGCCGGGGCGTTCTCCCGGCCGGGTCTGCCGGTGGAATACCTGGATGTGCCGTCGGCCGGAATGGGCCGCGACATCCGTGTCCAGTTCCAGAGCGGCGGCGAGAACTCCCCGGCGGTCTATCTGCTCGACGGCCTGCGCGCGCAGGACGACTTCAACGGCTGGGACATCAACACCGCCGCGTTCGAGTGGTACCACGGCTCCGGCCTGTCGGTCGTGATGCCGGTCGGCGGCCAGTCCAGCTTCTACTCCGACTGGTACAAGCCGGCCTGCGGCAACAACGGCTGCACCACCTACAAGTGGGAGACCTTCCTGACCCAGGAGCTCCCGGCGTACCTGGCCACCAAGGGTGTGGACAACAGCCGCACCGCCGCGGTGGGCCTGTCGATGGCCGGTTCGGCCGCGCTGACCCTGGCGATCTGGCACCCCGGACAGTTCCAGTACGCCGCGTCGCTGTCGGGTTACCTGAACCTGTCCGAGGGCTGGTGGCCCATGCTGGTCAACCTCTCGATGGGTGACGCCGGCGGCTACGACGCCAACGACATGTGGGGCCGTACTCAGGATCCGGACAACGCCTGGGAGCGCAACGACCCGATGGTCAACATCGACCGCCTGGTGGCCAACAACACCCGCATCTGGATCTTCTGCGGTAACGGCAAGCCGGCCGAGGTCAACGGCAACATCGCGGGCAACAACTTCAACGCGAAGTTCCTCGAGAGCTTCACGCTGCGCACCAACAAGACGTTCAAGGACAACTACATCGCTGCCGGCGGCACCAACGGTGTCTTCAACTTCCCGGAGGGCGGCACGCACGACTGGCCGTACTGGGGACAGCAGCTGCAGGCGATGAAGCCGGACATCCAGCGCGTGCTGGGTGCCGTCCCGCAGGACCCGGCCGCGCTCGCCGCCGCCGAGACCGACGCGGCGACCGCTGAGCCGGTCGGCGCGGGCGGCTGACGAACGCCTTCGGAACGGCGGTGGACCTCACGGTCCACCGCCGTTCTGCTGTTCCGGGCGCGCCCGCGATTGTCCGGACCCCGACGCTCGGCGTGCGGTGATGTGATTCACTACGTTGCGGACGGGGCGGCCATCACTACGACAAGGGGCGCACAAAGGTGAGTACGACGGTGAGTAGGACGGCGGTGGGTGCCCCGTTGGTGGGTCCGACCATGTGGGCGGCGATCATGCGCCTGATGTGCGCGGCGGTCCTGGCGGTGGGGCTGTGGGGTGTGGGCACCGCCCACGGCACACCCGGCACCGCGCACGCCGAGGGCGTCGAGTACCTGCAGGTGCCGTCGGCGGCGATGGGCCGCGACATCCCCGTGGCGTTCCAGGCCGGCGGACCGCACGCGGTCTTCCTGCTCGACGCGTTCAACGCCGCCCCCGACGTCTCCAACTGGGTGACCGTCGGCAACGGCATGAACGCCCTGGCGGGCAAGGGCGTCTCGGTCGCCGCGCCGGCCGGCGGCGCGTTCAGCCTCTACACCAACTGGGAGCAGGACGGCAGCAAGCAGTGGGAGACGTTCCTGAGCACGGAACTGCCCGACTGGCTGGCCGCCAACAAGGGCCTGTCGCCCACCGGACACGGCATCGTCGGCGCCGCCCAGGGCGGCACCGCCGCGGTGACGTTGGCCGCCTTCTACCCGAACCGGTTCCGCTACGCGGGCTCGCTGTCGGGCTTCATGAACCCGTCCAACACGTTCCTCAACGGCGCCATCCAGGAGGGCATGATGCGCTTCGGCGGCGCGGACGCCAACCGGATGTGGGGCCCGGCCCAGCTGGGCCGCTGGAAGTGGCACGACCCCACCGTGCACTCGCAGTTGCTGATCGACAACAACACCCGGTTGTGGGTCTACTCGCCCCAGACGCTGACCGCCAGCGACCCCGCGGCGATGATCGGCTACGCCGACCAGGCCCAGGGCAGCAACCGGTCCTTCTACTCGGCCTACCGCGCCAACGGCGGCTCCAACGGCCACTTCGACTTCCCGACCAGTGGCGACCACGGCTGGGGCTCGTGGGCCCCGCAGTTGGGCGCGATGTCCAACGACATCGCCGCAGCAATCGGCTAGCAGTTAGCCGAACGCCCGCGGGCCGGCAGGCCCGCGGGCGCCAGGGCAGGTTCTCGGTAGCCGGTAACGTGGAGTCGTGTTGCAGCGGACCAGGTGGTTTCTCCCAGGGCGGACGCCCTGGCTGACGGCATCGTCGGCGTTGATCGCCGCGACGACCGCCGCCACGGTGTGTGCTTGCTCACCCGGCGAGACCGTGATGACGTCCTCGGTGGCCCCGCAGGATCCCGGCGTCGGTTCGGTGGGCCAGCCGAACACCGACACCCTCGCCACGACGGACGAGCAGCGGGAGTTCCTGGCGGCCCTGACGAAGGCCGGCGTGCACCCGTCAAGTGAGCTCATGGCGCTGTCGATAGGCTCCTACATCTGTCAGGCACATGGTGCGGGGCAAAGCGATCAGGCGGTACGCGATTTCGTACTGCCGCTGATCCGCGGCGACCTGCGCGACGCGCAACCCGACGTTGCGGCTACGGCGATGACCAACCAGGTCGACGCCGTGACGTCTGCCTACATGCGCATCGCAACCGAC
It encodes the following:
- a CDS encoding DUF732 domain-containing protein; this translates as MLQRTRWFLPGRTPWLTASSALIAATTAATVCACSPGETVMTSSVAPQDPGVGSVGQPNTDTLATTDEQREFLAALTKAGVHPSSELMALSIGSYICQAHGAGQSDQAVRDFVLPLIRGDLRDAQPDVAATAMTNQVDAVTSAYMRIATDRLC
- a CDS encoding alpha/beta hydrolase-fold protein, which codes for MWAAIMRLMCAAVLAVGLWGVGTAHGTPGTAHAEGVEYLQVPSAAMGRDIPVAFQAGGPHAVFLLDAFNAAPDVSNWVTVGNGMNALAGKGVSVAAPAGGAFSLYTNWEQDGSKQWETFLSTELPDWLAANKGLSPTGHGIVGAAQGGTAAVTLAAFYPNRFRYAGSLSGFMNPSNTFLNGAIQEGMMRFGGADANRMWGPAQLGRWKWHDPTVHSQLLIDNNTRLWVYSPQTLTASDPAAMIGYADQAQGSNRSFYSAYRANGGSNGHFDFPTSGDHGWGSWAPQLGAMSNDIAAAIG
- the zomB gene encoding flagellar motor control protein ZomB, which codes for MSPKEPVSPKQPPSRPPLLPDFPLPGSARISLWCSLLVVAVLFGWGAWRRRWIADDGLIVLRTIRNLLAGNGPVFNAGERIEANTSTLWTYVMYLGGLLGGPVRLEYVALAVALSLSVTGVVLLMLGAARLYAPSLRGRSALLLPAGALVYIAIPPARDFATSGLENGMVLTYVGLLWWMLVCWSQGLRTQRRASLWSTGGPGFLGALAFVAGLSVLVRPELALIGVGVLLLLLLTARDWGRRLLIVVAGGLVPVAYQIFRMGYYALLVPGTAVAKEASGSRWEQGFLYLANFNNPYLLWIPAVLLIALGLLLVATHTRPWWVNHEVIGEHSRLVRTLQSPPAVVAFFTLSGLIQAVYWIRQGGDFMHGRVLLTPLFCMLAPVAVIPIVKPDGTRFSREAGYLLAGAMTVLWGSVVAWALWAANSPGMGYDATRVTYSGIVDEREFYSQATGHDHPLTAADYLDYPRMRAVLVAIRNTPDGALLLPSGNYDQWDVVPAYPPPLPPPLPGEAPRNPETVPHTVFFTNLGMLGMNVGLDVRVLDQIGLANPLAMHSDRLEDGRIGHDKNLFPDWAVAEGPFLKEPPYIPAYLDEGWIRQAEAALQCPATEAMLKSIREPLGPRKFLSNVLRAYDYTQYRLDRVPMYELRRCGLESPELPEPPYTGLPATGP
- a CDS encoding phosphatase PAP2 family protein; this translates as MPEPQWRAATPADAPPPTREEIALIAVQGALAGRPGVLRIARAMSHFGEHSLGWVAVAAAGALANPRRRREWVTAGAGAFLAHAAAVVIKRVVRRTRPSHPGIAVNVGTPSRLSFPSAHATSTTAAAVLLGRVTGAPLPALLVPPMALSRMVLGVHYPSDVATGIVVGALVAKGTEAVSVRLDRRHRGDR
- a CDS encoding glycosyltransferase, giving the protein MSDIPSGPLDAAESRAVSLLSRIILPRPGEPLDVRKLYIEESATNARRAHAPTRTSLEIGRDSEVSFATYFNAFPASYWRRWSTLESVVLRVELTGSGRVDVYRTKATGARITVGGAPVSSPDPSTPAGSDVGGPRARGTTPLAEPAWTEFEIGLDPFEDGGWIWFDITTDSDVTVHSAGWYAPVPAPGRANIAVGIPTFNRPSDCVNALAALTSDPLVDNVIGAVIVSDQGNKKAVDHPDFAAAAAPLNDRLTIHNQPNLGGSGGYSRVMYEALKNTDCEQILFMDDDIRIEPDSILRALALNRFAKSPTIVGGQMLNLQEPSHLHVMGEVVDRSNFMWTNAPYTDYDHDFAKFPLADEEERSKLLHRRIDVDYNGWWMCMIPRAVAEELGQPLPLFIKWDDAEYGLRAAEHGYGTVTMPGTAIWHMAWSDKDDAIDWQAYFHLRNRLVVSALHWDGDVKGLLKSSLKATAKHLLCLEYSTVAIQNQAIEDFLAGPERIFSILESALPDVHRMRKQFPDAVPLPGATSLPSPSGRRSVNRPPVSLPAIGLTLARGVIHQLKKENPEHHVRPELNVATQDARWFLLCRVDGVTVTTADGRGVVYRQRDRDKMFGLLRASLRQHIRLARKYNTMRRVYRAALPTLTSKQKWESVLLEPSPETSNA
- the glf gene encoding UDP-galactopyranose mutase, whose protein sequence is MTSPHPGRYDLFVVGSGFFGLTIAERVATQLGKRVLVVERRPHIGGNAYSEAEPETGIEVHKYGAHLFHTSNQRVWEYVRQFTDFTDYQHRVFAMHDGQAYQFPMGLGLVSQFFGRYFSPDEARALIAEQAAEIATADAQNLEEKAISLIGRPLYEAFVKHYTAKQWQTDPKELPAANITRLPVRYTFNNRYFNDTYEGLPVDGYTAWLENMAADERIEVRLDTDWFDVREQLRAENPEAPVVYTGPLDRYFDYAEGRLGWRTLDFELEVVPTGDFQGTSVMNYNDADVPYTRIHEFRHFHPERSYPTDKTVIMREYSRFADADDEPYYPINTDADRALLTAYRNRAKAETAAAKVLFGGRLGTYQYLDMHMAIASALNMYDNVLAPHLVDGAALTDESSTA
- a CDS encoding decaprenyl-phosphate phosphoribosyltransferase; this translates as MTETPAVAGPPKSLPAGVVKALRPRQWVKNLLVLAAPLAALGGEVEYDYSFVLTRVAIAFAVFSMAASCIYLVNDARDVEADRQHPTKRFRPIAAGVVPEGLAYGLAAVLGVAALAISWFVEPNLAVVIGAYLAIQLAYCFGLKHLAVIDICIVSSAYLIRAIAGAAAAQIPLSQWFLLVMAFGSLFMAAGKRYAELQLAERTGAKIRKSLESYTSSYLRFVWTLAGTAVVLCYGLWAFERDGNEGSWFAVSMIPFTIAILRYAVDIDGGIAGEPEDIALRDRVLQFLAVAWIGTVGAAVIFG
- a CDS encoding esterase family protein, with product MKFVEKMRGAWGRRLAAGAAAAALLPGLIGFAGSTATAGAFSRPGLPVEYLDVPSAGMGRDIRVQFQSGGENSPAVYLLDGLRAQDDFNGWDINTAAFEWYHGSGLSVVMPVGGQSSFYSDWYKPACGNNGCTTYKWETFLTQELPAYLATKGVDNSRTAAVGLSMAGSAALTLAIWHPGQFQYAASLSGYLNLSEGWWPMLVNLSMGDAGGYDANDMWGRTQDPDNAWERNDPMVNIDRLVANNTRIWIFCGNGKPAEVNGNIAGNNFNAKFLESFTLRTNKTFKDNYIAAGGTNGVFNFPEGGTHDWPYWGQQLQAMKPDIQRVLGAVPQDPAALAAAETDAATAEPVGAGG
- a CDS encoding alpha/beta hydrolase, translating into MTAARRLLATMAAVLTVPALSVLVSGVPTAGAFSRAGLPVEYLSVYSPAMGRDIQVQFQGGGSRAVYLLDGLRAQDDYSGWDINTAVFEWFHDSGVSTVLPVGGQSSFYSDWYSPSNFNNQTYTYKWETFLTRELPAYLAANQGVSPSGNAVVGLSMSGGAALILAAYHPGQFRYAASLSGFLNPSTPFMKQAIRVAMLDAGGYNVDNMWGPPWNKAWQRNDPVEQVQTLVNNGTRLWIYCAPGGSTDLDENADPNQALNATSLETLAIGSNRRFEEKYAAAGGTNATFDFPAAGNHSWAYWGQQLQAMKPDLIATLNG